Proteins encoded by one window of Manduca sexta isolate Smith_Timp_Sample1 chromosome 12, JHU_Msex_v1.0, whole genome shotgun sequence:
- the LOC115452290 gene encoding uncharacterized protein LOC115452290, which translates to MQHPPTEQIITAKVTKTTKIKTKGSDVGRGAQCVHASLPRGARATPAPTLSGAIASRRPPRPTPPSPTLVAQIDSSVACLWLLTPLSAGTAVVAVLVAVSTNNWLHTEENMLNPAYNGTGKYGLVAKQTVSGLWRICHTDPGGTVFRCVDIPYFPLSQYAPDPSDSTNAIPYVVTRSAAPLLLAVFTQAVGALCCVLGHCVKGRRLCTFIAGVMFIISGLIMLTGIVMYISVFKSQVGHKLRYMTYFDMPRMSYSYGYSFGLYISGFIAAELAGTSAIFLFLQWYQKDWVTELTEKAKADCRAWDREYAFSEFRERDSTLLERRMMKRDTYPPTGSSTATPHERRRFVFDGDELPHCSIHKNRRINLSSASLKDLSSSTLYGFPAAPRPTACDNYFEEFKEVPQSANTLSGLRSASIFQSQASVASGRLLDTSAVEPPPSREEELVTFGAGARGGGHDDHHPTRHDRGVGTDPYRRTTPV; encoded by the exons taAAACCAAAGGAAGTGATGTGGGGCGGGGTGCGCAGTGCGTGCACGCCTCGCTCCCGCGCGGCGCCCGCGCGACTCCTGCGCCGACACTCAGCGGAGCCATCGCCAGCCGCCGCCCGCCCAG GCCAACACCCCCATCTCCAACATTAGTGGCTCAGATTGACTCATCGGTCGCTTGTCTCTGGCTCCTGACTCCGTTGTCCGCTGGCACCGCGGTGGTCGCAGTCCTCGTCGCGGTCTCCACCAACAACTGGCTCCACACTGAAGAGAACATGCTGAACCCAGCTTACAACGGCACGGGAAAGTACGGGCTGGTCGCGAAGCAAACTGTCTCTGGATTATGGAGGATATGTCATACGGATC CTGGCGGCACGGTGTTCCGATGTGTGGACATCCCCTATTTCCCCTTGTCACAGTATGCGCCTGATCCCAGCGACTCGACGAACGCAATACCAT ATGTGGTGACGCGATCTGCAGCTCCGCTCCTGCTCGCTGTATTCACGCAGGCAGTTGGCGCGCTTTGCTGCGTTCTTGGACATTGTGTGAAAGGGCGTCGTCTCTGCACCTTCATAGCTGGAGTCATGTTTATTATATCTG GTCTGATCATGTTGACCGGGATAGTCATGTACATATCGGTATTTAAATCGCAAGTCGGCCATAAGCTACGCTACATGACTTACTTCGACATGCCCAGGATGTCGTACAGCTATGGCTACTCCTTCGGTCTGTACATCAGCGGGTTCATAGCTGCAGAGCTGGCTGGGACCTCGGCGATATTCCTCTTCCTCCAGTGGTATCAAAAGGACTGGGTCACGGAGCTAACAGAGAAAGCGAAGGCAGACTGCCGAGCATGGGACAGGGAGTACGCGTTCTCAGAGTTTCGAGAACGTGATTCGACGTTACTAGAGAGACGAATGATGAAGAGGGACACGTACCCGCCCACAGGCTCGTCGACCGCGACGCCCCATGAGCGGCGCCGCTTCGTTTTTGACGGCGATGAGCTCCCACATTGTTCCATACATAAGAATAGAAGAATAAACTTAAGTTCAGCATCATTAAAAGACCTGTCTTCGTCAACGTTGTACGGGTTCCCTGCGGCACCGAGGCCCACGGCCTGCGACAACTACTTCGAGGAGTTCAAAGAGGTGCCTCAAAGTGCGAACACTCTCAGCGGACTTAGGAGCGCTTCGATATTCCAATCGCAAGCGTCGGTGGCGAGCGGGAGGTTGTTGGACACGTCGGCGGTGGAGCCACCGCCGTCGCGGGAGGAGGAGCTGGTGACCTTCGGTGCCGGAGCTAGGGGAGGAGGGCACGATGACCACCACCCCACGCGCCACGACCGCGGCGTCGGCACAGACCCATACCGTAGAACGACACCCGTTTGA